The following proteins come from a genomic window of Methanocella conradii HZ254:
- a CDS encoding archease produces the protein MDMKRFEYLEHTADAEFIAYGRTVDEAFENSALAMASLMVDPATVSASVEKDVELTGDALDMLLYDWLSELLYIFEVDRLVFGRFGVHVTEGGEYSLKAKVWGESIEKHPDVFLHIKAVTFHGLRFEKRNNIYEAQVVLDI, from the coding sequence ATGGACATGAAACGCTTTGAGTACCTTGAGCATACTGCAGACGCCGAGTTCATCGCATACGGGCGGACGGTGGACGAGGCGTTCGAGAACTCGGCCCTGGCGATGGCCAGCCTGATGGTCGACCCGGCGACGGTCTCCGCCAGCGTCGAGAAGGATGTAGAGCTTACGGGCGACGCCCTCGACATGCTGCTCTACGACTGGCTCTCGGAGCTCCTCTACATATTCGAGGTGGACCGGCTGGTTTTCGGCAGGTTTGGCGTCCACGTCACAGAAGGGGGCGAGTACAGCCTCAAGGCAAAGGTGTGGGGCGAAAGCATAGAAAAGCACCCCGACGTTTTTCTGCACATAAAGGCCGTGACGTTCCACGGCCTGCGTTTTGAAAAGAGAAATAATATATACGAGGCACAAGTAGTATTGGACATTTGA
- a CDS encoding RtcB family protein: MVQADKVNKVSEDIWELPMDYKPGMRVPGRIFLSDRLMEGLESGTLEQVANVATLPGIQKYSMAMPDAHLGYGFPIGGVAGFDIEEGVISPGGVGFDINCGVRLLKSELEVGQVRPVASGLIDALYSAVPSGLGSESKLRVTDAQLDEVFTLGARWAVENGYGVKADLEHCEENGEMKGADPSKISKKARDRGRPQLGTLGSGNHFLEVQYVEKVYDDAVAKAFGLWEGQVTVMVHCGSRGAGHQICTDHLKVLEKAYVKYGIKLYDRQLACAPINSKEAQDYFAAMAGGANYAWANRQVIAHWVRETFNRFFKDDLRMDLLYDVAHNVAKFEEHMVNGEKKMLCVHRKGATRAFAPGRPELPPAYRDVGQPVIIPGSMGSASYVLVGTREGMDLTFGSTCHGAGRVMSRHAAIKGIRGSEIRRELAERGIIVKAPKDSAIAEEAPEVYKEIGDVVEVVHRLGISRKVARLVPIAVAKG; encoded by the coding sequence ATGGTGCAGGCAGATAAAGTGAATAAGGTGTCCGAGGACATCTGGGAGTTGCCCATGGACTATAAGCCTGGCATGAGGGTGCCGGGGCGGATATTTTTATCGGATAGGCTTATGGAGGGCCTTGAGAGCGGCACCCTGGAACAGGTCGCGAACGTGGCGACGCTCCCCGGCATCCAGAAGTACTCCATGGCGATGCCGGATGCGCACCTGGGCTACGGCTTTCCGATAGGCGGGGTTGCCGGGTTCGACATTGAAGAAGGCGTTATAAGCCCCGGGGGCGTCGGGTTCGACATCAACTGCGGCGTGAGGCTATTAAAATCGGAGCTTGAGGTCGGGCAGGTGCGCCCCGTGGCGAGCGGCTTGATAGATGCATTGTATTCGGCGGTGCCGTCCGGCCTCGGCTCCGAGTCGAAGCTGAGGGTGACCGACGCGCAGCTTGACGAGGTGTTCACGCTTGGGGCGAGGTGGGCAGTCGAGAACGGCTATGGCGTGAAAGCAGACCTGGAGCACTGCGAGGAGAATGGGGAGATGAAGGGGGCGGACCCCTCGAAGATAAGCAAAAAGGCGAGGGACCGCGGCAGGCCCCAGCTTGGCACGCTGGGAAGCGGCAACCACTTCTTGGAGGTACAGTACGTCGAAAAGGTGTACGATGACGCGGTTGCGAAGGCTTTCGGCCTTTGGGAGGGCCAGGTCACCGTCATGGTCCATTGTGGGTCCCGCGGCGCGGGCCACCAGATATGCACGGACCACCTGAAGGTCCTGGAGAAGGCCTACGTGAAGTATGGCATCAAGCTATACGACAGGCAGCTCGCCTGTGCGCCAATAAATTCAAAAGAGGCCCAGGATTATTTTGCGGCCATGGCGGGCGGCGCCAACTATGCGTGGGCGAACCGCCAGGTCATCGCCCACTGGGTCCGTGAGACTTTCAACCGCTTTTTCAAGGATGACCTTCGGATGGACCTCTTATACGATGTCGCCCATAACGTGGCGAAGTTCGAGGAACACATGGTTAACGGCGAGAAAAAGATGCTTTGCGTCCATCGTAAGGGCGCCACGAGGGCGTTCGCCCCCGGCCGCCCAGAATTGCCACCGGCGTACCGCGACGTCGGCCAGCCCGTCATCATACCTGGCAGCATGGGTAGCGCCTCATACGTGCTCGTCGGCACGCGTGAAGGCATGGATCTCACCTTCGGCAGCACCTGCCACGGGGCTGGGAGGGTCATGAGCCGCCACGCCGCGATAAAAGGCATAAGGGGCAGCGAGATTAGGCGTGAGCTGGCGGAGAGGGGCATAATCGTCAAGGCCCCCAAGGATTCCGCCATCGCCGAGGAGGCGCCCGAAGTTTATAAGGAGATAGGCGATGTCGTCGAGGTCGTGCATAGGCTTGGCATCTCTAGGAAGGTGGCCAGGCTGGTGCCCATAGCGGTGGCTAAAGGCTGA
- a CDS encoding tetratricopeptide repeat protein → MGRKDICEEPPEIIVPQHPDCNPEFEECAHDNRILIDLVSGEFIKRDADPHFTKGYELYHMGMIDDALVELDASLNVNPNRAEAHLLIGDIYERRRMFDEAISEYNEALRLSPEDGTIKLKLEIALSQRAGGRV, encoded by the coding sequence ATGGGTAGAAAAGACATTTGTGAGGAGCCACCGGAGATTATCGTGCCGCAGCACCCCGACTGTAACCCTGAGTTCGAGGAGTGCGCCCATGATAACAGGATATTAATCGACCTGGTTTCCGGCGAATTCATCAAAAGAGATGCAGACCCGCACTTTACTAAGGGATACGAGCTTTACCATATGGGCATGATTGATGACGCCCTTGTCGAGCTTGACGCGTCCCTGAACGTCAACCCCAATAGAGCCGAGGCTCACCTTCTTATCGGGGACATATACGAGAGAAGGCGGATGTTCGATGAGGCAATAAGTGAGTACAATGAAGCCCTCAGGCTCTCGCCGGAAGACGGCACTATCAAGCTTAAGCTGGAGATCGCTCTCAGCCAGAGGGCAGGCGGACGCGTCTAA
- a CDS encoding TIGR00269 family protein — translation MKCDKCGKEAVIYQRYSGMHLCAAHEIADVERKVKKRMRQEKMVIPGDHVAVGMSGGKDSAATLSILAETFGKRPEIKFTAITIDEGIEGYRNFSIPKVKELCDRLGVPHVVVSFKDEVGCTLDDMLKRERKEASCTYCGVFRRMLLNKKAREIGANKLATGHNLDDDAQTVLLNVLNGDVERLARLRPSRIQEGLVPRIKPLMDIPEREIALYAFLKKLPFYLGECPYAHESLRGEVKDMLNDFESRHPGTKYSIMRGFDSIVDCLKEKYRQVPLERCEICGEPSIDKTCQGCKLKQRIHIKI, via the coding sequence ATGAAATGCGACAAGTGCGGCAAAGAAGCGGTCATTTACCAGAGATACTCGGGCATGCATCTCTGCGCTGCCCACGAGATAGCTGATGTAGAGCGCAAGGTCAAGAAGCGCATGAGACAGGAAAAGATGGTCATCCCGGGGGACCATGTAGCCGTAGGCATGAGCGGTGGCAAGGATAGCGCCGCCACACTGTCAATACTGGCGGAGACCTTCGGGAAGAGGCCTGAAATAAAGTTTACGGCGATAACGATAGACGAAGGCATCGAGGGATACCGTAATTTTTCCATACCTAAGGTAAAGGAGCTTTGCGACCGGCTCGGAGTGCCACACGTAGTCGTATCTTTCAAGGACGAAGTAGGTTGCACCCTGGACGACATGCTAAAGCGCGAGCGCAAGGAGGCGTCATGCACATATTGCGGAGTCTTCAGGCGCATGCTATTGAATAAGAAGGCAAGGGAGATCGGGGCCAACAAGCTCGCCACCGGCCATAACCTGGACGATGACGCCCAGACGGTCCTCCTTAACGTATTGAACGGCGACGTGGAGAGGCTGGCCAGGCTGAGGCCATCCCGCATACAGGAGGGCCTGGTGCCCCGGATTAAGCCTTTAATGGATATTCCTGAAAGAGAGATAGCTCTCTACGCCTTCCTGAAGAAGCTTCCATTTTACCTGGGAGAGTGCCCGTATGCGCACGAGTCCTTGAGGGGCGAGGTCAAGGACATGCTCAACGACTTTGAGTCCAGGCACCCTGGCACCAAGTACTCGATAATGCGTGGCTTCGACTCCATCGTGGACTGCCTTAAGGAGAAATACAGGCAGGTTCCGCTGGAAAGGTGTGAGATTTGTGGCGAGCCATCCATAGATAAGACCTGCCAGGGCTGTAAGCTTAAGCAGCGCATCCATATAAAAATATAG